In Phyllostomus discolor isolate MPI-MPIP mPhyDis1 chromosome 3, mPhyDis1.pri.v3, whole genome shotgun sequence, a single genomic region encodes these proteins:
- the FBXW2 gene encoding F-box/WD repeat-containing protein 2 isoform X2 yields the protein METGKFFHNLMERKDFETWLDNISVTFLSLTDLQKNETLDHLISLSGAVQLRHLSNNLETLLKRDFLKLLPLELSFYLLKWLDPQTLLTCCLVSKQWNKVISACTEVWQTACKNLGWQIDDSVQDALHWKKVYLKAILRMKQLEDHEAFETSSLIGHSARVYALYYKDGLLCTGSDDLSAKLWDVSTGQCVYGIQTHTCAAVKFDEQKLVTGSFDNTVACWEWSSGARTQHFRGHTGAVFSVDYNDELDILVSGSADFTVKVWALSAGTCLNTLTGHTEWVTKVVLQKCKVKSLLHSPGDYILLSADKYEIKIWPIGREINCKCLKTLSVSEDRSICLQPRLHFDGKYIVCSSALGLYQWDFASYDILRVIKTPEIPNLALLGFGDVFALLFDNRYLYIMDLRTESLISRWPLPEYRKSKRGSSFLAGEASWLNGLDGHNDTGLVFATSMPDHSIHLVLWKEHG from the exons GTAAATTTTTCCATAACCTTATGGAGAGAAAGGACTTTGAGACATGGCTTGATAACATTTCTgttacatttctttctctgacggacttgcagaaaaatgaaactctggATCACCTGATTAGTCTGAGTGGGGCAGTCCAGCTCAGGCATCTCTCCAATAACCTAGAGACTCTCCTCAAGCGGGACTTCCTCAAACTCCTGCCCTTGGAGCtcagtttttatttgttaaaatggcTTGATCCTCAGACTTTACTCACATGCTGCCTCGTCTCTAAACAGTGGAATAAGGTGATAAGTGCCTGTACAGAGGTGTGGCAGACTGCGTGTAAAAATTTGGGCTGGCAAATAGATGATTCTGTTCAGGACGCTTTGCACTGGAAAAAGGTTTATTTGAAGGCTATTTTGAGAATGAAGCAACTGGAGGACCATGAAGCCTTTGAAACCTCATCATTAATTGGACACAGTGCCAGAGTGTATGCACTTTACTACAAAGATGGACTTCTCTGTACAG GGTCAGATGACTTGTCTGCAAAACTGTGGGATGTGAGCACAGGGCAGTGCGTTTATGGCATCCAGACGCATACTTGTGCAGCAGTGAAGTTTGATGAGCAGAAGCTTGTGACAGGCTCCTTTGACAACACTGTGGCCTGCTGGGAATGGAGTTCCGGAGCCAGGACCCAGCACTTCCGAGGGCACACAGGGGCGG TATTTAGTGTCGACTACAATGACGAACTGGATATCTTGGTGAGTGGTTCTGCAGACTTCACTGTGAAAGTATGGGCTTTATCTGCTGGGACATGCCTGAACACACTCACCGGGCACACGGAATGGGTTACCAAG GTGGTTTTGCAGAAGTGCAAAGTCAAGTCTCTCTTGCACAGCCCTGGAGACTACATCCTCTTAAGTGCGGACAAGTATGAGATCAAG aTTTGGCCAATTGGAAGAGAAATCAACTGCAAGTGCTTAAAAACATTGTCTGTCTCTGAGGATAGAAGTATCTGCCTGCAGCCAAGACTTCATTTTGATGGCAAATACATTGTCTGTAGTTCAGCACTGGGCCTCTACCAATGGGACTTTGCCAGTTATGATATTCTCAG GGTCATCAAGACTCCTGAGATACCCAACTTGGCCTTGCTTGGTTTTGGAGATGTCTTTGCCCTGCTGTTTGACAACCGCTACCTGTATATCATGGACTTGCGGACAGAGAGCCTGATTAGCCGCTGGCCCCTGCCAGAGTACAGGAAATCAAAGAGAGGCTCAAGCTTTCTGGCAGGCGAAGCTTCCTGGCTGAATGGACTGGATGGGCACAATGACACGGGCTTGGTCTTTGCCACCAGCATGCCTGACCACAGTATTCACCTGGTGTTGTGGAAGGAGCATGGCTGA
- the FBXW2 gene encoding F-box/WD repeat-containing protein 2 isoform X3 yields MKYKLCTNVRACTIVVGMPWKQKNETLDHLISLSGAVQLRHLSNNLETLLKRDFLKLLPLELSFYLLKWLDPQTLLTCCLVSKQWNKVISACTEVWQTACKNLGWQIDDSVQDALHWKKVYLKAILRMKQLEDHEAFETSSLIGHSARVYALYYKDGLLCTGSDDLSAKLWDVSTGQCVYGIQTHTCAAVKFDEQKLVTGSFDNTVACWEWSSGARTQHFRGHTGAVFSVDYNDELDILVSGSADFTVKVWALSAGTCLNTLTGHTEWVTKVVLQKCKVKSLLHSPGDYILLSADKYEIKIWPIGREINCKCLKTLSVSEDRSICLQPRLHFDGKYIVCSSALGLYQWDFASYDILRVIKTPEIPNLALLGFGDVFALLFDNRYLYIMDLRTESLISRWPLPEYRKSKRGSSFLAGEASWLNGLDGHNDTGLVFATSMPDHSIHLVLWKEHG; encoded by the exons aaaaatgaaactctggATCACCTGATTAGTCTGAGTGGGGCAGTCCAGCTCAGGCATCTCTCCAATAACCTAGAGACTCTCCTCAAGCGGGACTTCCTCAAACTCCTGCCCTTGGAGCtcagtttttatttgttaaaatggcTTGATCCTCAGACTTTACTCACATGCTGCCTCGTCTCTAAACAGTGGAATAAGGTGATAAGTGCCTGTACAGAGGTGTGGCAGACTGCGTGTAAAAATTTGGGCTGGCAAATAGATGATTCTGTTCAGGACGCTTTGCACTGGAAAAAGGTTTATTTGAAGGCTATTTTGAGAATGAAGCAACTGGAGGACCATGAAGCCTTTGAAACCTCATCATTAATTGGACACAGTGCCAGAGTGTATGCACTTTACTACAAAGATGGACTTCTCTGTACAG GGTCAGATGACTTGTCTGCAAAACTGTGGGATGTGAGCACAGGGCAGTGCGTTTATGGCATCCAGACGCATACTTGTGCAGCAGTGAAGTTTGATGAGCAGAAGCTTGTGACAGGCTCCTTTGACAACACTGTGGCCTGCTGGGAATGGAGTTCCGGAGCCAGGACCCAGCACTTCCGAGGGCACACAGGGGCGG TATTTAGTGTCGACTACAATGACGAACTGGATATCTTGGTGAGTGGTTCTGCAGACTTCACTGTGAAAGTATGGGCTTTATCTGCTGGGACATGCCTGAACACACTCACCGGGCACACGGAATGGGTTACCAAG GTGGTTTTGCAGAAGTGCAAAGTCAAGTCTCTCTTGCACAGCCCTGGAGACTACATCCTCTTAAGTGCGGACAAGTATGAGATCAAG aTTTGGCCAATTGGAAGAGAAATCAACTGCAAGTGCTTAAAAACATTGTCTGTCTCTGAGGATAGAAGTATCTGCCTGCAGCCAAGACTTCATTTTGATGGCAAATACATTGTCTGTAGTTCAGCACTGGGCCTCTACCAATGGGACTTTGCCAGTTATGATATTCTCAG GGTCATCAAGACTCCTGAGATACCCAACTTGGCCTTGCTTGGTTTTGGAGATGTCTTTGCCCTGCTGTTTGACAACCGCTACCTGTATATCATGGACTTGCGGACAGAGAGCCTGATTAGCCGCTGGCCCCTGCCAGAGTACAGGAAATCAAAGAGAGGCTCAAGCTTTCTGGCAGGCGAAGCTTCCTGGCTGAATGGACTGGATGGGCACAATGACACGGGCTTGGTCTTTGCCACCAGCATGCCTGACCACAGTATTCACCTGGTGTTGTGGAAGGAGCATGGCTGA